In a genomic window of Infirmifilum sp. NZ:
- a CDS encoding O-methyltransferase — MSVGYSLDEALERLEALSDSLGIPRITRCDGLVLYALAYTYSTRRSSVLAVDAGAGVGYSTLWIAKALADAAVRDGRVYAVESNPSRCARLSQALATLNAPLQLKAVCGDAVSFLEGLQEPVDILFVDVDKHLYTRTWELASPKLRPGGIALYHNAHTPPARRVLQLAREAGWAATTVDTDPGLLIAIKPEK, encoded by the coding sequence ATGAGCGTGGGCTATAGTCTCGACGAGGCGCTGGAGCGGCTCGAGGCCCTCTCCGACTCCCTCGGCATCCCCAGGATCACCCGCTGCGACGGCCTAGTTCTCTACGCGCTAGCATACACGTACTCCACCCGCAGAAGCAGCGTCCTCGCAGTCGACGCCGGGGCAGGCGTAGGCTACTCCACCCTCTGGATCGCCAAAGCACTCGCCGACGCCGCCGTAAGGGACGGGAGGGTATACGCGGTCGAGTCAAACCCATCCCGGTGCGCCAGGCTCAGCCAAGCCCTCGCCACCCTGAACGCGCCCCTGCAGCTAAAGGCCGTCTGCGGCGACGCCGTTTCGTTCCTTGAGGGGCTGCAGGAGCCCGTCGACATCCTCTTCGTCGACGTCGACAAGCACCTCTACACCCGCACTTGGGAGCTGGCCAGCCCAAAGCTCAGGCCAGGCGGCATAGCACTCTACCACAACGCCCACACGCCCCCAGCCAGGAGAGTACTCCAGCTCGCCAGGGAAGCAGGCTGGGCAGCCACAACCGTCGACACCGACCCCGGCCTCCTCATAGCAATCAAGCCTGAAAAATAG